From Dryobates pubescens isolate bDryPub1 chromosome 22, bDryPub1.pri, whole genome shotgun sequence, the proteins below share one genomic window:
- the TBX10 gene encoding T-box transcription factor TBX10: protein MAGEGFPCGASLGWASEGLGSSGKNRRVCHAAARLEMGSLWEEFNRLGTEMIVTKAGRRMFPTFQVKLSGLDPLADYVLLMDFIPLDDKRYRYAFHSSSWLAAGRADPAAPGRVHFHPDSPAKGAQWMRQIVSFDKLKLTNNLLDDNGHIILNSMHRYQPRFHVVFVDPRRDSERFAHQNFKSFSFPETQFMAVTAYQNHRITQLKIASNPFAKGFRDGDPEPWCGVPAGSLLGAMPRARTATLPSHHEKQEKGAPRSRGALVTTVPPQPAPPSFPELPTSPFQPLTCPPAVYVGGKPRTLPYPLPTFPPLSTYSTPTPPHFGYGQQ, encoded by the exons ATGGCAG gggaagggttcCCCTGCGGTGCCAGCCTCGGGTGGGCCAGCGAGGGCCTGGGCAGCAGCGGCAAGAACCGGCGCGTGTGCCACGCCGCGGCGCGGCTGGAGATGGGCAGCCTCTGGGAGGAGTTCAACCGCCTGGGCACCGAGATGATCGTCACCAAGGCAGGCAG GAGGATGTTCCCCACCTTCCAGGTGAAGCTGTCAGGCCTGGACCCACTGGCCGACTACGTCCTTCTCATGGACTTCATCCCCCTGGATGACAAGAGATACAG gtatgccttccacagctcctcctggctggcagcaggacgAGCCGACCCCGCAGCCCCCGGCCGTGTCCACTTCCACCCGGACTCGCCGGCCAAGGGCGCGCAGTGGATGCGCCAGATCGTCTCCTTCGACAAGCTCAAGCTCACCAACAACCTCCTGGATGACAATGGCCAC ATCATCCTGAACTCCATGCACCGCTACCAGCCTCGCTTCCACGTGGTGTTCGTGGACCCCCGCCGGGACAGCGAGCGCTTTGCCCACCAGAACTTCAAGTCCTTCAGCTTCCCTGAGACCCAGTTCATGGCGGTGACAGCTTACCAGAACCACCGG ATCACCCAGCTGAAGATCGCCAGCAACCCCTTCGCCAAGGGCTTCCGGGATGGCGACCCTGAGCCGTG GTGTGGGGTGCCCGCagggtccctgctgggtgccatgcCCCGTGCCCGCACCGCCACCTTGCCCTCCCACCATGAGAAGCAGGAGAAAG GGGCTCCCCGCAGCCGGGGGGCACTGGTCACCACTGTtcccccccagccagctccccccagctttCCTGAGCTGCCCACATCCCcgttccagcccctcacctgcccccctgctgtCTACGTGGGGGGCAAACCCCGCACCCTGCCCTACCCCCTGCCCACCTTCCCCCCGCTCAGCACCTAcagcacccccaccccaccccattttGGCTATGGGCAGCAGtga